One window of the Actinomyces procaprae genome contains the following:
- a CDS encoding HNH endonuclease, producing MSVTKRTRYEVLRRDNYTCRYCHSTTSELTVDHVIPKALGGSDDASNLVAACRDCNAGKTSTKPDDHLVAEVSEQAVALAAALKTALARRGDEIAEDRLWAENVQAWWDDSADSYDCPWAAMDDGWEQTVIRWRNLGVPANVITDAIDKAMSRRKVTASQKWKYTCGIVWNIIREAVDETTGHSDATPQKCGHCWACLHPEAADEEEGCVIYHALEAGESDYECPICHRYDCLYGLGMDDGMQDEYRRLIDRLQPAIDHYKTCPEVDR from the coding sequence ATGAGCGTCACAAAGCGCACCCGCTACGAAGTCCTACGCCGCGACAACTACACGTGCCGGTACTGCCACTCCACCACCAGCGAGCTCACAGTCGATCACGTCATCCCAAAGGCGCTCGGAGGCAGCGACGACGCCAGCAACCTCGTGGCCGCCTGCCGCGACTGCAACGCAGGCAAGACCTCTACAAAGCCCGACGACCACCTGGTCGCGGAGGTCTCCGAGCAGGCCGTAGCACTCGCCGCCGCCCTCAAAACCGCACTGGCGAGGCGCGGGGACGAAATCGCCGAGGACCGCCTATGGGCTGAGAACGTGCAAGCGTGGTGGGACGACTCCGCCGACTCCTACGACTGCCCATGGGCGGCGATGGATGACGGCTGGGAGCAGACCGTGATCCGCTGGCGGAACCTCGGCGTCCCCGCCAACGTCATCACCGACGCCATTGACAAGGCCATGAGCCGCCGCAAGGTCACCGCATCACAAAAGTGGAAGTACACCTGCGGGATCGTCTGGAACATCATCCGCGAAGCGGTAGACGAAACCACAGGCCACAGCGACGCCACACCACAGAAGTGCGGGCACTGCTGGGCATGCCTCCACCCTGAGGCGGCCGACGAGGAGGAAGGCTGCGTCATCTACCACGCCCTCGAAGCTGGGGAGTCCGACTACGAGTGCCCGATCTGCCACCGGTACGACTGCCTCTACGGGCTCGGCATGGATGACGGCATGCAAGACGAGTACCGGCGGCTGATCGACCGCTTGCAGCCTGCGATCGACCACTACAAGACATGCCCAGAGGTAGACCGATGA